A genomic window from Methanovulcanius yangii includes:
- a CDS encoding flavodoxin family protein, producing the protein MKILVVMGSPRKGNTYRAVQRIEELMRGRLSPGEELSFSYLMLADAGLAECRGCFNCFTWGEERCPIKDEAAAIEARMHEADGVVFASPVYGMNVTGLFKTFVDRFAYIFHRPRFFGKTALLVTTTGMLGHKDVLKYMDLVATVWGFTVAHRAGLTTLAEPLPPSQAEANERKLAAAADAFFEALRRPERPSPSFQDIMLFHGQRGTFAEMGKTFPADYRYWKERGWLEKGTKYFVEGVRVNPVYHMAGTVMEWSVRRNARKVAEEMGE; encoded by the coding sequence GTGAAGATCCTCGTTGTGATGGGAAGTCCCCGGAAGGGCAACACCTACCGGGCGGTGCAGCGGATTGAAGAACTGATGCGGGGGCGCCTTTCGCCGGGCGAGGAGCTCTCGTTTTCCTATTTGATGCTTGCAGACGCGGGGCTCGCCGAGTGCCGGGGGTGCTTCAACTGTTTTACGTGGGGAGAGGAGCGCTGCCCGATCAAAGACGAGGCCGCGGCGATCGAGGCCCGGATGCACGAGGCCGACGGCGTCGTCTTTGCCTCGCCGGTCTACGGCATGAACGTCACCGGCCTCTTCAAGACCTTCGTCGACCGCTTCGCCTACATCTTCCACCGCCCGCGGTTCTTTGGCAAGACGGCGCTTCTCGTCACGACGACCGGGATGCTGGGGCATAAGGACGTGCTCAAGTACATGGACCTCGTCGCGACGGTCTGGGGGTTTACGGTCGCCCACCGGGCGGGGCTCACCACCCTCGCCGAACCCCTGCCGCCGTCACAGGCGGAGGCGAATGAGAGGAAACTTGCGGCCGCGGCGGACGCCTTCTTCGAGGCCCTCCGGCGGCCGGAACGCCCCTCCCCCTCGTTTCAGGATATCATGCTCTTCCACGGCCAGCGGGGCACCTTCGCCGAGATGGGGAAGACCTTCCCCGCCGATTACCGGTACTGGAAGGAGCGGGGCTGGCTGGAGAAGGGGACGAAGTACTTCGTCGAGGGCGTGCGGGTCAACCCGGTCTATCACATGGCAGGGACGGTCATGGAGTGGTCGGTGCGACGGAATGCGAGGAAGGTTGCGGAGGAGATGGGGGAGTGA
- a CDS encoding transglutaminase domain-containing protein yields MQIKYILIFLLTLAVILVAVLTLSECRTAHIGGEKIISDIVEQSSNESNKKDKIEKILVFIVDDYYQTYSQKNHYNFIIFDYYGNISFKETNPRFRSIISSSDPYRAVYYNIGACYELALIFNETASKAGFTSRIVFTNCEDHFWNEVFLNDSWIHVDPTLFYHYYRDGDDYENSWFNNPEIYNDLSWYNGYSQILVYGSNEVVSQNYLNLGNLSVITPENINKIVITPNSSRRDIVIHANTSNYTISLGEKGYFVTAEKNSMNPYILYEDTGYAIIIGNESTSLYLDPRTQKLNVLNIVFTLITIVVCFEFYVIFKKIKSK; encoded by the coding sequence ATGCAAATAAAATATATTCTTATTTTTCTTCTAACTTTAGCGGTAATCCTAGTAGCTGTTTTGACATTGTCTGAGTGTAGAACAGCACATATTGGTGGTGAAAAAATAATTTCAGATATTGTTGAGCAATCTTCCAATGAATCTAATAAAAAAGACAAAATTGAAAAAATTCTTGTATTTATTGTAGATGATTATTATCAGACATATAGTCAAAAAAATCACTATAATTTTATTATTTTCGATTATTATGGGAATATTTCGTTCAAAGAAACAAATCCTCGATTTAGATCAATAATATCTTCCTCAGATCCATACAGAGCGGTATATTATAATATTGGAGCTTGTTATGAATTGGCGTTAATATTCAACGAAACCGCTTCAAAAGCAGGGTTCACTTCAAGAATTGTATTCACAAATTGCGAGGATCATTTTTGGAACGAAGTGTTTCTAAATGATTCTTGGATTCATGTGGATCCAACTCTGTTTTACCATTATTATCGTGATGGTGATGATTATGAGAATTCTTGGTTTAATAACCCAGAAATATATAATGATCTATCTTGGTATAACGGATATTCACAAATTTTGGTTTACGGAAGTAATGAGGTAGTATCCCAAAATTATCTTAATCTGGGCAATCTTTCTGTTATTACTCCGGAAAATATCAATAAAATTGTTATCACTCCCAATAGCTCAAGGCGTGATATAGTCATACATGCAAATACCTCAAATTATACCATAAGTCTTGGAGAAAAGGGGTATTTCGTTACTGCTGAGAAAAACAGCATGAATCCTTACATATTATACGAAGATACGGGATATGCCATAATTATTGGAAATGAATCAACAAGTCTCTATTTAGACCCCAGAACTCAGAAATTAAATGTTCTAAATATAGTCTTCACATTAATTACAATTGTTGTATGTTTTGAATTTTATGTTATTTTTAAGAAAATTAAATCAAAATGA
- a CDS encoding Fic family protein has product MRTPEKPPDANALYAHYGEKFSNFFLAYTTGDEEITEAVKRYNEARYIHWDDLKRQPLPFEPKLFWLLLKYIRNYGAAAIDIGDESFKFMMLGKFQRELHLIDKASPAPLDALIGERPSEANKRQYLANSIMEEAIASSQLEGAATTRQVAKKFLREGTAPKNTSERMILNNYQTIRTLKDLKEEPLTPELILTIHRMITEGTLESREDEVHLRTSNDILVRDKVDYGKIYHVPPDCTKIPAMLDDLCRLANDDEIFVHPIVKGIILHFLVGYIHPFNDGNGRTARAIFYWYVLKHGYGLFEYLSISRIFVTAPAKYTKAYLYTETDENDMTYFIDYNITIISRAMEELRQYIEETRAEQRNAITLLEEMPEISFRQAEILKDFIRHPDRPYTISEIAGKYKISLPTARSDLLGLVEMGQLRKIRDGKRWVFLLERGAV; this is encoded by the coding sequence ATGCGAACCCCCGAAAAGCCCCCGGATGCAAACGCCCTGTATGCACACTACGGCGAGAAGTTCTCGAATTTTTTCCTCGCATACACTACCGGAGACGAGGAGATCACCGAGGCGGTGAAGCGGTACAATGAAGCCCGGTATATCCACTGGGACGACCTAAAGCGGCAGCCGCTTCCCTTTGAGCCGAAACTCTTCTGGCTGCTCCTGAAGTACATCCGCAACTATGGCGCCGCAGCCATCGACATCGGCGACGAATCGTTCAAATTCATGATGCTGGGAAAGTTCCAGCGGGAGCTCCACCTGATCGACAAGGCATCGCCCGCCCCCCTCGATGCACTGATCGGGGAGCGGCCGAGCGAGGCAAACAAGCGGCAATACCTCGCCAACTCGATTATGGAGGAGGCGATCGCGTCCAGTCAACTGGAGGGAGCGGCGACGACCCGGCAGGTCGCCAAGAAGTTCCTGCGGGAGGGGACGGCCCCGAAGAATACCTCTGAGCGGATGATCCTGAATAATTACCAGACGATCCGCACCCTGAAGGACCTGAAGGAGGAGCCGCTCACTCCCGAGCTTATCCTCACCATCCACCGGATGATTACCGAGGGGACGCTGGAGAGCCGCGAGGACGAGGTGCATCTGAGGACGTCCAACGATATCCTGGTCCGGGACAAGGTGGATTATGGTAAAATCTACCACGTCCCCCCCGATTGCACGAAGATACCCGCCATGCTCGATGATCTCTGCCGGCTTGCCAATGACGACGAGATCTTCGTGCACCCCATCGTCAAGGGGATCATCCTGCACTTCCTCGTGGGCTACATCCACCCCTTCAACGACGGGAACGGCAGGACGGCACGGGCGATCTTCTACTGGTACGTGCTCAAACACGGATACGGCCTCTTCGAGTATCTCTCCATATCGCGTATCTTCGTCACCGCTCCGGCAAAATACACGAAGGCCTACCTCTACACGGAGACCGACGAGAACGACATGACCTACTTCATCGATTACAACATCACCATCATCTCGCGGGCGATGGAGGAGCTTAGGCAGTATATCGAGGAGACGCGGGCGGAACAGCGGAACGCCATCACGCTTCTCGAAGAGATGCCAGAGATCTCATTCCGGCAGGCGGAAATCCTCAAGGATTTCATCCGCCACCCGGACCGCCCCTACACGATCAGCGAGATCGCCGGGAAATACAAAATATCGCTCCCGACGGCCCGAAGCGACCTCCTCGGTCTGGTGGAGATGGGGCAGCTGCGGAAGATCAGGGACGGGAAGAGGTGGGTGTTTTTGTTGGAGAGAGGGGCTGTATAG
- a CDS encoding PAS domain S-box protein has protein sequence MAGQTGERDRDPDITGRLMTIIKFRPKGVTISDLARETKVNRNSVAKYMEILQVAGQVDMKVVGNAKVYSAATRVPIATMINTFSEYLIVLDAKGSIALINDQYLRFAGLAKEEVIGHRIGEVKLPGLTNDVVTFLTGGLEGREASLEVTIEKGGEEFFFAIRCIQTVLEGGGHGTLIILRDVSEHRRAEIALRESEDLFRTLFASVHMPIFLHTSASEEIPGRFIEVNESACRAFGYSRNEMLGMSIADLYSQGEDGTRPECFPFEEGKTFTFERHLRTRKGATVPFRINTRFLAMDGREVILSIARDITTEQELSAQQRQHIHDLGFLATTSSEIASFGPECDLFSYITGTICRTLPAGSAVVTASPTTAGGTWTVRAVQTAALAGDSTGVEPVASGTPLVMTDDQLVRLGTGEMTGPVTGEDVQKDQHLFAHPLPGTMQCYVKGLVVDGELFGMVVFCLPEEALGENLRLLEAFCDQAAVALRRQAAEEELTATNATLRQKLVEHERDLVHMNEILDILNVERSYLDRALSEQTEFIVKCLTISGFAIVGLGRDGIVTEINQNACDIIGTGEGDLIGRDWFRELVAGSGGAGASDLHETLIDGTLKAGISAKPVTCTDGTKKNMVWLAHRANAGQDNPTKVYWFGEEAPGEHIMELSVNL, from the coding sequence ATGGCAGGACAGACAGGAGAGAGAGATCGCGATCCCGACATTACGGGCAGGCTGATGACCATCATCAAATTCCGGCCCAAGGGAGTGACGATCTCGGACTTGGCACGGGAAACGAAGGTCAACCGCAACTCTGTTGCAAAGTACATGGAGATCCTCCAGGTGGCGGGCCAGGTTGACATGAAGGTGGTCGGAAACGCAAAGGTCTACTCGGCTGCGACACGGGTGCCGATTGCGACGATGATCAACACATTCTCGGAATACCTCATTGTTCTCGACGCAAAGGGGTCGATTGCTCTCATCAACGACCAGTATCTCCGGTTCGCAGGTCTTGCCAAGGAAGAGGTTATCGGACACCGGATAGGGGAGGTCAAACTCCCCGGTCTCACCAACGATGTGGTCACCTTTCTGACGGGCGGCCTCGAGGGGAGGGAAGCCTCGCTTGAGGTGACCATCGAGAAGGGCGGCGAGGAGTTCTTCTTCGCCATCCGGTGCATCCAGACGGTGCTCGAAGGAGGGGGCCACGGCACCCTCATCATCCTGCGGGATGTCTCCGAACACCGCAGGGCGGAGATCGCCCTGAGGGAGAGCGAAGATCTCTTTCGGACGCTCTTTGCAAGCGTCCACATGCCCATCTTTCTGCACACGTCCGCCTCCGAGGAGATCCCGGGGAGATTTATCGAGGTGAACGAGTCAGCATGCAGGGCATTCGGCTATTCCCGAAACGAGATGCTTGGTATGAGCATCGCCGACCTCTACTCGCAGGGAGAGGACGGGACACGGCCGGAATGCTTCCCCTTCGAGGAGGGGAAGACCTTTACTTTCGAACGACACCTGCGCACGCGGAAGGGGGCGACCGTTCCCTTCCGGATCAACACCCGGTTCCTTGCGATGGACGGCAGGGAGGTGATCCTCTCCATCGCCCGGGACATCACCACCGAACAGGAGCTCTCGGCACAGCAGCGCCAGCACATCCATGACCTCGGGTTTCTCGCGACCACCTCGAGCGAGATTGCATCCTTCGGCCCGGAATGCGACCTGTTTTCGTACATTACCGGCACCATCTGCCGGACCCTTCCTGCCGGGTCCGCCGTGGTCACCGCATCGCCAACGACGGCCGGGGGGACATGGACCGTCCGGGCGGTGCAGACCGCAGCCCTCGCCGGAGATAGCACCGGTGTGGAGCCGGTAGCATCAGGCACACCCCTTGTGATGACGGACGACCAGCTTGTACGGCTCGGGACGGGGGAGATGACCGGGCCGGTGACGGGAGAAGATGTGCAGAAAGACCAGCATCTCTTTGCACATCCCCTCCCGGGCACGATGCAATGCTATGTAAAGGGGCTCGTGGTGGACGGCGAGCTCTTTGGGATGGTCGTCTTCTGCCTGCCGGAGGAAGCTCTTGGGGAGAACCTCCGGCTCCTGGAGGCGTTCTGCGACCAGGCGGCGGTGGCCCTCCGGCGACAGGCGGCCGAGGAGGAGCTGACCGCGACGAACGCGACCCTCCGGCAGAAGCTCGTCGAGCACGAGCGCGACCTCGTCCACATGAACGAAATCCTCGACATTCTCAATGTCGAACGCAGCTACCTCGACCGGGCACTCTCTGAACAGACGGAGTTCATCGTAAAGTGCCTGACGATCTCGGGATTTGCCATCGTCGGCCTGGGGCGCGACGGGATCGTGACCGAGATCAACCAAAACGCGTGCGATATCATCGGCACCGGCGAGGGCGACCTCATCGGGCGCGACTGGTTTAGGGAACTGGTCGCAGGGAGCGGGGGTGCGGGAGCCTCCGACCTCCACGAGACGTTGATCGACGGCACGCTCAAGGCCGGCATCTCGGCAAAGCCGGTCACCTGCACCGACGGGACGAAGAAGAACATGGTATGGCTCGCCCACCGGGCCAACGCCGGCCAGGACAATCCGACCAAAGTCTACTGGTTCGGCGAGGAGGCCCCCGGCGAGCATATCATGGAGCTGTCGGTGAACCTCTAA
- a CDS encoding HEAT repeat domain-containing protein, which translates to MHELVHALHSGDILRRLEAISRAGSLGSPAIGPLHRVLNEGDASASWGAALALVRVGTPALDCLIATFSSAAPGSVPAMWAAGKIGDARSVAALAGVLAESPEEVHRVVAASALRAIGHPAGCACVEEALGAHDAHFARSLATISWFRGDRRYC; encoded by the coding sequence GTGCACGAATTGGTACATGCCCTGCACTCCGGAGACATCCTCCGGAGGCTCGAGGCGATTTCCCGGGCAGGGTCGCTCGGGAGTCCTGCAATAGGGCCGCTCCACAGAGTGCTCAACGAAGGCGATGCCAGTGCCAGCTGGGGGGCGGCACTGGCATTGGTACGGGTGGGAACGCCCGCCCTCGACTGCCTCATCGCCACCTTTTCCAGCGCTGCACCGGGGAGCGTGCCCGCCATGTGGGCCGCCGGAAAGATCGGGGATGCACGCTCGGTCGCGGCGCTTGCGGGCGTTCTTGCCGAATCACCGGAGGAGGTCCACCGCGTCGTCGCCGCATCGGCGCTCCGTGCCATCGGCCACCCGGCGGGATGCGCCTGCGTCGAGGAGGCGCTGGGAGCGCATGACGCGCATTTTGCCCGTTCTCTTGCCACGATCAGTTGGTTCCGGGGAGATAGGCGGTATTGCTAG
- a CDS encoding DNA-directed RNA polymerase subunit L, with product MEIKIIELEADKVRISFAGETHTYMNALTNEILADPAVDVASYDFRFHFVDPTLLVTTKDGADPVAAIIRAAKTIAADCNDLIAQIEQQ from the coding sequence ATGGAGATCAAGATCATCGAGCTTGAGGCGGACAAGGTGCGCATATCCTTCGCCGGAGAGACGCACACCTACATGAACGCCCTCACCAATGAGATCCTCGCCGACCCGGCCGTCGATGTCGCGTCCTACGACTTCCGCTTCCACTTCGTCGACCCGACCCTCCTCGTCACCACGAAGGACGGCGCCGACCCGGTTGCAGCCATCATCCGGGCGGCAAAGACGATCGCCGCGGACTGCAACGACCTGATAGCACAGATAGAACAGCAGTAA
- a CDS encoding translation initiation factor IF-2 subunit beta — translation MTDPYEALLNKAYENITETSGDEGRFTVPQARVFIEGKTTVLENFSDIASVLRREQDHFMKFLLGELGTSGKIDGNRAVFNGKFEIEQIRTLVEKYTEDYVICSECGKPDTRLVKDGRITLLRCDACGSHRPIRKRRVRSEPVGSQLEEGKIMDVEIEFLSRRGDGVAKIGKYTMYVAGAKPGQKVKVKITRIAGSIAFTERAD, via the coding sequence ATGACCGACCCGTACGAAGCGTTGCTGAACAAGGCATATGAAAATATTACGGAGACCTCGGGCGACGAGGGGCGGTTCACCGTCCCGCAGGCCCGGGTCTTCATCGAAGGGAAAACCACCGTCCTTGAGAACTTCTCGGACATCGCCTCCGTGCTCCGCCGTGAGCAGGACCACTTCATGAAGTTCCTCCTCGGCGAACTTGGTACCTCCGGCAAGATTGACGGCAACCGGGCGGTCTTCAACGGCAAGTTCGAGATCGAACAGATCCGCACCCTCGTCGAGAAGTATACCGAAGACTACGTGATCTGCTCCGAGTGCGGCAAGCCCGACACGCGGCTCGTCAAGGACGGGCGGATCACGCTGCTCCGCTGCGATGCCTGCGGCAGCCACCGGCCGATCCGCAAGCGCCGGGTGAGAAGCGAACCGGTCGGGAGCCAGCTCGAGGAAGGCAAAATCATGGACGTCGAGATCGAGTTCCTCTCACGCCGTGGCGACGGGGTCGCAAAGATAGGGAAGTATACGATGTACGTGGCAGGGGCAAAGCCGGGCCAGAAGGTCAAGGTGAAGATCACCCGTATCGCCGGTTCCATCGCCTTCACCGAACGGGCCGATTAA